Proteins from a genomic interval of Niabella soli DSM 19437:
- a CDS encoding RagB/SusD family nutrient uptake outer membrane protein codes for MKNIFYGLFFVALACSLTGCKKFLDQKPQTEIAADVFWKSEDDIKGGVAAMYDGIQSIFDNNYTLYGDARTDEVRVGQYGNISYAMNGLAAGITGSDWTNFYVTILRANLGIKNIPIVKAKYQTGIDQKAINHYLAQCYTTRALCYFWLIRLWGDVPVWTEPYDDISIEPNRARTSKDIIIDTVILRDLKLAASLSNPSLNNVYEANIGATYSLLMDVAMWKKDYASAITWYDDLVALKKYSLEPTATWKNLFINPTATKESIWSVYWDWTLDGGADVSTLIGAGNTNSDFEVEDSVWTYWTKTPADIRGPQTIDFKNSSHDKFLKFYAPNLDAKGNQLYPNGAEANILFPIYRWADILLLRAEAANKLEDRPTALKLLNQVRARAGVAAYRADSLNNQPIMENAILAERKLELYMEAKRWFDLERTDKVIEVMDPILKYRQTRMGSPAVGFGDPRTILWPINRNVLDANNKLVQNPPY; via the coding sequence ATGAAAAATATATTTTACGGTTTGTTTTTTGTGGCGCTGGCCTGTTCTTTAACCGGATGTAAAAAATTTTTGGATCAAAAACCCCAGACGGAAATTGCAGCGGACGTTTTTTGGAAGTCGGAAGATGATATTAAGGGAGGAGTAGCCGCCATGTACGATGGGATACAGTCTATCTTTGATAATAACTATACCCTCTACGGCGATGCCCGTACTGATGAAGTAAGAGTAGGGCAATATGGAAATATTTCCTACGCCATGAATGGTCTTGCCGCGGGAATTACAGGTTCTGACTGGACAAATTTTTATGTAACGATCCTTCGGGCCAATCTCGGGATAAAGAATATTCCCATTGTAAAAGCGAAATATCAAACAGGTATTGATCAAAAAGCAATCAATCATTACCTGGCGCAATGCTACACTACCAGGGCGTTATGCTATTTTTGGCTGATACGTCTTTGGGGGGATGTACCTGTTTGGACAGAGCCTTACGATGATATTAGTATTGAGCCAAATCGTGCCAGAACCTCAAAGGATATTATTATAGACACTGTTATTTTGCGCGATCTGAAACTGGCAGCGTCCCTGTCCAACCCCTCCCTCAATAACGTGTACGAGGCAAATATCGGAGCTACTTATTCATTACTGATGGATGTGGCTATGTGGAAAAAAGACTATGCCTCAGCAATAACCTGGTATGATGATCTGGTAGCGCTGAAAAAATATAGCCTGGAGCCGACAGCCACCTGGAAGAATCTTTTTATTAATCCCACCGCTACCAAAGAATCTATATGGAGCGTATATTGGGATTGGACCTTAGACGGAGGTGCAGATGTTTCTACTTTGATAGGAGCCGGCAATACCAACAGCGATTTTGAGGTAGAGGACTCTGTTTGGACTTACTGGACCAAAACACCGGCCGATATCAGGGGGCCGCAGACAATTGATTTTAAAAATTCGAGCCATGATAAATTTTTAAAATTCTATGCGCCCAATTTAGATGCAAAAGGGAATCAACTCTATCCAAACGGGGCGGAGGCAAACATATTGTTTCCCATTTATCGCTGGGCAGATATATTATTACTCCGAGCCGAAGCTGCCAACAAGTTAGAGGACCGTCCCACGGCGCTAAAATTGTTGAACCAGGTGCGCGCAAGGGCCGGAGTGGCAGCGTATAGGGCTGACTCTTTGAACAACCAGCCGATAATGGAGAACGCGATCCTGGCAGAGCGGAAACTGGAACTCTACATGGAGGCAAAACGCTGGTTCGATTTAGAACGGACAGACAAGGTAATAGAAGTGATGGACCCTATTCTGAAGTATAGACAGACACGAATGGGGTCACCGGCTGTAGGATTTGGCGATCCCAGAACAATTCTATGGCCCATCAACAGGAATGTACTGGATGCAAATAACAAGCTGGTCCAAAATCCTCCTTATTAA
- a CDS encoding SusC/RagA family TonB-linked outer membrane protein, which yields MKDYCKKSGETLTRIIAFCFFLFCCSGILYAQDINVTGKVTDSKGNPVSGVSVIVKGTSTGANTNAEGRYTIRVSGNNAVLEFSSVGYVQKEETVGTKKTVDVVLFEATTDLNDVIVIGYGTQKKRDVTGAITSISAKQIEERQAVNIADALQGQAAGLLVINNSGEPGAESSVTIRGGSTFSSAGNEPLYVIDGVVGANGNNINPNDIQSIEILKDAASSAIYGSRAANGVIIITTKKGVEGKPRIDFRYLRNYGFLAHKLRQANASEVRLFRQKQSPNSSTAGTSADSLNPGFNADNDYQDALTRMAKKDQADLGISGGSKNMNYYANVRYVNDQGLILNSWGKQIQARTNLDFSPSEKFKFITRYQFGYRKRNNINEGNTINQTFQRPTNFTLYYPDGSLTGYVSGRRNPLSVALYEVNLEDQYNGQLFNEIQYSILKNLRFTTNFTFLFDQGHDLYFSPKILSSNNPLTNNGSEEFDRSTEWQYQAYLNYDARMGKDHSVNATAGFSAEKSQRNATSTDARNYATESIISINSAQIILPAEFTASGNSLASVFGRLGYSYKGRYTVNGSVRYDGSSRFGKDNSWGLFPTVGVGWRFSDEAFMQSTKSILSDGRFRFSYGKVGNERIGNYDALLRYGFGDYYNGVSGVAFGNSFGNPRLAWESLIQANAGLDLSFLKNRITVAIDYYDKTTKDLLYNRPLPRETGFNSVRVNLGSIQTKGFEFQINGTVISKKDFNWNVIANYSTYKGVVKSLYNHESFVSGNASDGGNAGWLIREGGQLGDFYGWKSLGVYAYDQSNAYNDNWEQLTPVFDGSGQFTGYTYKGQPYTGVVHSVYGRGSKLRGGDVIFDNITKDSVIDDNDRQILGNAQPKFFAAIINTFTYKQFSLSFTFNTTWGNKIYNNAAQTLDNYGTTHIIPRPQTIYDAWFKPGDITNVPEVSRRQTTGNMRMSDRFLEDGSFIRLSYARLTYSIKPQWAKKIFTKGASVYAYGSNILTWTNYSWFDPEFPSNDPLQMGQDNGRYPRRREIGLGVNLNF from the coding sequence ATGAAAGATTATTGTAAAAAATCAGGGGAGACCCTAACCAGAATTATTGCTTTTTGTTTTTTCCTGTTTTGTTGCTCGGGAATTTTGTATGCGCAGGATATCAATGTGACAGGTAAGGTTACCGACTCGAAAGGTAACCCTGTTAGTGGCGTTTCCGTTATCGTTAAAGGCACCAGTACAGGTGCTAACACCAATGCAGAGGGACGCTACACTATACGCGTATCGGGTAATAATGCCGTACTGGAGTTTTCTTCGGTAGGATATGTACAGAAGGAAGAGACGGTAGGAACAAAAAAAACGGTGGATGTTGTTCTTTTTGAGGCCACTACAGATCTTAATGATGTGATCGTAATTGGTTATGGTACACAAAAGAAACGAGATGTAACCGGGGCCATTACTTCCATCAGTGCCAAACAAATTGAAGAACGGCAGGCCGTAAACATAGCCGATGCGCTTCAGGGGCAGGCTGCCGGCCTTTTGGTAATTAACAACTCCGGAGAGCCGGGTGCCGAAAGTTCGGTTACTATTCGCGGAGGCTCCACTTTTTCCAGTGCGGGCAATGAGCCGCTGTATGTGATTGATGGCGTGGTGGGCGCTAATGGAAATAATATAAATCCTAATGATATCCAATCAATAGAAATTTTGAAAGATGCCGCCTCTTCTGCTATTTATGGTTCCCGCGCTGCAAATGGCGTTATCATCATAACAACAAAAAAAGGCGTCGAAGGAAAGCCCAGGATCGATTTCCGTTATTTGCGCAACTACGGTTTCCTGGCACATAAACTGCGGCAGGCGAACGCCAGCGAAGTGCGGTTATTCAGACAAAAACAAAGCCCTAACAGTTCCACTGCCGGCACAAGCGCCGACTCTCTGAACCCGGGGTTTAATGCAGATAATGACTACCAGGACGCGTTGACCCGCATGGCAAAAAAAGACCAGGCAGATCTGGGGATCAGCGGGGGCAGCAAAAACATGAACTACTATGCCAATGTGCGTTATGTTAATGATCAGGGGCTGATCCTGAACAGTTGGGGAAAGCAAATACAGGCCCGTACCAACCTGGATTTTTCACCATCTGAGAAATTTAAATTTATTACCCGGTATCAATTCGGGTATCGTAAACGGAACAATATTAATGAAGGCAATACAATTAATCAGACCTTTCAGCGACCTACTAACTTTACGCTCTATTATCCGGACGGAAGCCTTACCGGATATGTCAGCGGAAGACGGAATCCCTTGTCTGTAGCCTTGTATGAAGTGAATCTTGAAGACCAGTATAATGGGCAGTTGTTTAACGAAATACAATATTCGATCTTAAAGAATCTTCGCTTTACAACAAATTTCACCTTCTTATTTGACCAGGGGCACGACCTTTATTTTTCACCTAAAATATTAAGCTCTAACAATCCTTTGACCAATAATGGTTCTGAAGAGTTTGACCGTTCTACCGAATGGCAGTACCAGGCATACCTAAACTACGACGCCCGGATGGGCAAAGATCATAGCGTTAATGCAACAGCAGGATTTAGCGCGGAAAAATCACAAAGAAACGCAACTTCTACCGATGCCCGGAACTATGCTACAGAAAGTATTATTTCTATTAACTCGGCACAAATCATTCTACCTGCAGAGTTCACGGCAAGCGGCAACTCACTGGCCTCTGTTTTTGGCCGTTTGGGATACAGCTATAAAGGCCGTTACACCGTAAATGGTTCGGTACGTTATGACGGATCATCGAGGTTTGGAAAGGACAACAGTTGGGGGCTGTTTCCAACGGTCGGTGTGGGCTGGCGTTTTTCTGACGAAGCATTTATGCAGTCAACAAAATCTATTTTATCAGATGGCCGTTTCCGGTTTAGCTATGGTAAAGTGGGTAATGAGCGTATCGGTAATTACGACGCGTTGCTCCGCTATGGATTCGGCGATTATTATAATGGCGTTTCCGGCGTTGCCTTCGGAAATTCATTTGGTAACCCCCGGCTGGCCTGGGAGAGCCTGATCCAGGCAAACGCGGGATTGGACCTGAGTTTCCTTAAGAACAGGATCACAGTAGCCATTGATTATTACGATAAAACTACCAAAGACTTGTTGTATAACCGGCCGCTGCCAAGAGAAACAGGGTTTAATAGTGTACGGGTGAACCTGGGAAGCATCCAGACAAAAGGATTTGAATTCCAGATAAACGGAACCGTAATATCCAAAAAAGATTTCAACTGGAATGTGATCGCCAACTATTCAACTTATAAGGGAGTGGTTAAATCATTATACAATCATGAGTCTTTCGTTTCAGGAAATGCCTCGGATGGCGGTAACGCCGGATGGCTGATAAGAGAAGGAGGACAGTTGGGTGACTTTTACGGATGGAAATCACTTGGCGTATATGCTTACGATCAATCCAATGCTTATAATGACAACTGGGAACAACTGACTCCTGTATTTGATGGGTCAGGCCAATTTACTGGGTATACTTATAAAGGACAACCTTACACTGGTGTAGTGCACAGTGTGTACGGAAGAGGAAGTAAACTGAGAGGAGGCGATGTGATCTTCGATAATATTACCAAAGACAGTGTTATTGATGATAACGACCGCCAGATATTAGGGAATGCCCAGCCTAAATTTTTTGCAGCAATTATTAATACGTTTACTTACAAACAATTTTCTCTTTCGTTCACATTTAATACCACCTGGGGAAATAAGATTTATAATAATGCAGCTCAGACACTCGACAATTACGGCACCACACATATTATTCCCCGACCCCAAACAATTTATGACGCCTGGTTCAAGCCGGGTGATATAACCAATGTTCCGGAAGTGAGCAGGAGGCAAACCACCGGCAACATGCGGATGAGCGACCGGTTCCTTGAAGATGGATCCTTTATCAGGCTGTCCTACGCCCGGCTGACCTATAGCATAAAACCCCAGTGGGCGAAGAAAATATTTACAAAAGGCGCCAGCGTTTATGCCTATGGTTCCAACATACTTACCTGGACCAATTATAGCTGGTTTGATCCCGAATTCCCGTCGAACGATCCTCTGCAAATGGGACAGGACAATGGCCGTTACCCCCGGAGGCGCGAAATAGGGCTGGGTGTTAATCTTAACTTTTAA
- a CDS encoding endopygalactorunase: MKALAIVFILFCLPAGLYAQTAALTNNRYVAAISHDTVYVVSGNTFSFTVDTPENEGLVNTTPTAAVFLSAANAQESVYTITDKNGKTKQNEVLASGDKLTIQDKKGTVRPFQLLLKTAALGGRLEVLQKSYTKNTRSDLRFEYTAGQRSPDATVRLWLPAGVNVTPENTTVNIIGRGEVLLKALSKQSVGRTGTNYPYKKTGSFTISDNGRLLILKNLDLRPANGPDLSIVIHNVTFSNTGVFSIKANYTTTAPAVLTSSDQTNAFVVTPTLSDLKRVPSPTSRYSETATLYTTTTLTWSTIGTPGLKVQSSVDDGKSWQGATASVDGSRGRAFISGLQPNKKYLFRLSVQTGPQAGFSNTVSFYSGKIDIKDFGVTGNGSDDTRQINEAIATIHKMGGGTLFFSKGVYNARTIHLMSNVWLYIDKDATIQALKRGDAPEATWFSDRKYRSGLSPTDMGPYEDPENWTTKQDVGHTFFRNALFTAERADNIKIIGNGTLTGKGNLVTSDKVMNNAPDNRSDKLFSLKLCTNIEIGGIYRKEDLWYDSAANAPYYIVKNKVRDFNTDNMLQIDRAGHFVLLATGTDNINVHDTYFAKHETSNARDIYDFMSCNNVTVTNIYSRVSSDDIVKPGSDCSLGFTRPAKNYKIRNIIGDTNCNLFQVGSETADDITDICVDNIYVLGANKAGFSISTNDGGHVKNIHLNCGETGPVHHRSKMFRTYTPFFISISNRGRVLGATAKRFRFTENGLARDELLVTNVSIGQVENILLNGVDIAEVYAGSAFSSKDKQWHPFDGTQGTATPIVAGYQLPENKNVSGGLDFRLPDGRSTGYITNIVFNDLRVLVKGGHPASDSTAIPPELGVGQYNASNLKVQPSWGFWGRHIKNIAIKNSSFAFEKPDGRYALLLDDVQNARLEGIKIQGKTTMPLINKNTRTITLK; this comes from the coding sequence ATGAAAGCCCTGGCAATAGTATTTATTCTTTTCTGCCTTCCGGCCGGCTTATATGCGCAAACTGCCGCCCTCACCAATAACCGGTATGTGGCTGCGATCAGCCATGATACGGTTTACGTGGTTTCAGGAAACACATTTTCTTTTACAGTTGACACTCCTGAAAACGAGGGGCTGGTCAATACGACGCCAACCGCTGCTGTTTTTCTTTCAGCAGCAAACGCCCAGGAATCTGTTTACACCATAACTGACAAAAATGGGAAAACAAAGCAGAACGAAGTATTGGCCTCCGGCGATAAATTAACCATACAAGACAAAAAAGGAACCGTACGCCCGTTTCAGCTCCTGCTTAAAACAGCAGCCCTGGGCGGGCGCCTGGAGGTACTACAAAAAAGTTATACAAAAAATACCAGGAGCGACCTTCGTTTTGAATATACCGCGGGGCAAAGAAGCCCGGATGCGACGGTGCGTTTATGGCTGCCCGCAGGCGTAAACGTTACTCCTGAAAACACGACCGTAAATATTATCGGACGCGGCGAGGTATTATTAAAAGCGCTGAGCAAACAATCTGTAGGAAGAACCGGAACAAATTATCCTTATAAAAAAACAGGCAGCTTTACAATCTCCGATAACGGCCGTTTACTGATCCTGAAAAACCTGGACCTGCGCCCGGCGAATGGCCCTGACCTGAGTATTGTCATCCATAATGTTACTTTTTCAAACACAGGTGTCTTTTCTATAAAAGCCAATTACACCACTACGGCCCCGGCGGTGCTAACGAGCAGCGACCAGACTAATGCTTTTGTGGTGACCCCTACCCTCTCCGATCTGAAGCGGGTACCGTCCCCGACCTCCCGGTACAGCGAAACGGCAACCCTTTACACCACCACTACACTTACCTGGAGCACTATAGGAACGCCGGGCTTAAAAGTACAGTCATCTGTTGACGACGGAAAGAGCTGGCAGGGTGCCACGGCATCAGTTGATGGATCAAGGGGACGGGCCTTTATATCCGGCTTACAGCCAAATAAAAAATACCTGTTCCGGTTATCGGTTCAAACAGGGCCACAGGCGGGCTTTTCCAATACCGTTTCTTTCTACTCAGGAAAAATAGATATCAAAGATTTTGGCGTTACGGGTAACGGATCCGATGATACCCGGCAAATAAACGAGGCCATCGCTACCATTCATAAAATGGGAGGCGGCACCCTGTTCTTCAGCAAAGGCGTTTATAATGCCCGGACCATTCATTTAATGAGCAATGTTTGGCTTTATATAGATAAAGACGCTACGATACAGGCACTGAAGCGCGGGGATGCGCCGGAGGCCACGTGGTTCAGCGACCGCAAATACCGGTCCGGATTATCACCAACGGATATGGGGCCTTACGAAGATCCAGAAAACTGGACGACCAAACAGGATGTGGGTCATACGTTTTTTCGCAACGCGTTGTTCACTGCCGAAAGAGCCGATAATATAAAAATCATTGGGAATGGTACCCTTACAGGAAAGGGCAACCTGGTAACCAGCGACAAGGTTATGAATAATGCGCCGGATAACCGCAGCGATAAACTATTCTCCTTAAAACTGTGCACCAATATTGAAATAGGAGGCATTTACCGGAAAGAGGATCTTTGGTACGACAGCGCAGCAAACGCTCCCTATTATATAGTAAAAAATAAGGTCCGGGATTTCAATACAGACAATATGCTTCAAATCGATCGCGCCGGTCACTTTGTATTGCTGGCTACGGGAACGGACAACATAAATGTGCACGATACCTATTTTGCAAAACACGAAACATCCAATGCCCGGGACATCTATGATTTTATGAGTTGCAATAACGTAACCGTTACAAATATTTATTCCCGGGTGAGCTCAGACGATATTGTAAAGCCGGGATCCGACTGTTCACTGGGTTTTACACGCCCGGCGAAAAATTATAAGATCAGGAATATAATCGGTGATACGAACTGCAATCTTTTCCAGGTAGGATCGGAAACCGCGGACGACATAACGGATATCTGTGTAGACAATATTTATGTGCTGGGGGCTAATAAGGCGGGCTTCTCCATATCTACCAATGACGGCGGGCATGTTAAGAATATCCATCTTAATTGCGGGGAAACCGGCCCGGTACACCATCGTTCAAAAATGTTCCGCACCTATACGCCGTTCTTTATTTCTATCTCTAACCGGGGACGGGTGTTAGGCGCTACTGCAAAGCGTTTCCGTTTTACTGAAAACGGTCTGGCCCGGGATGAACTGCTGGTTACTAATGTTTCCATTGGCCAGGTAGAAAATATTTTACTGAATGGCGTTGATATTGCCGAAGTATATGCAGGTAGCGCTTTTAGCAGCAAGGACAAGCAATGGCACCCGTTTGACGGAACCCAGGGCACGGCCACCCCGATCGTGGCCGGGTATCAGCTCCCCGAAAATAAGAACGTAAGTGGCGGGCTTGACTTCCGGCTGCCGGATGGCCGGTCGACCGGTTATATTACCAATATTGTTTTTAACGATCTGCGGGTGTTGGTTAAAGGCGGGCACCCCGCTTCAGACAGCACGGCGATCCCGCCGGAACTGGGCGTAGGGCAATACAATGCTTCCAACCTGAAAGTGCAACCTTCCTGGGGCTTCTGGGGGCGTCATATTAAGAACATCGCTATCAAAAATTCCAGCTTTGCTTTTGAAAAGCCGGATGGCCGGTATGCGCTTCTCCTGGATGATGTTCAGAATGCCCGGCTGGAGGGGATTAAGATCCAGGGAAAAACCACCATGCCGCTCATTAATAAAAATACCCGGACCATTACATTAAAATAA
- a CDS encoding c-type cytochrome, which produces MRRFFILGWVLISLNGFAQTSKKGAVKKPVAAHHATTPTTSLTRGKLIYRKFCLSCHQPDGGGVPNLNPPLAGAPGVSGSKTKLIKIVRNGFQDPVEIDGEYYSNNMPPFKMLTDQQVADVLTYIRKSFGNKATSVLKQEVTQYRTAKK; this is translated from the coding sequence ATGCGGCGTTTCTTTATCTTAGGCTGGGTATTGATTTCACTGAATGGATTTGCTCAAACCTCAAAAAAAGGGGCAGTAAAGAAGCCGGTCGCTGCGCATCATGCCACCACACCCACCACATCCCTCACACGGGGAAAGTTGATCTACCGTAAGTTCTGCTTATCCTGCCATCAGCCCGATGGAGGCGGCGTTCCTAACCTGAACCCGCCATTAGCCGGGGCTCCCGGAGTATCAGGCAGTAAAACTAAACTCATTAAGATCGTACGAAACGGGTTCCAGGATCCTGTGGAAATCGACGGGGAATACTATTCCAATAACATGCCGCCCTTTAAAATGCTTACCGATCAGCAGGTGGCGGACGTTTTAACCTATATCCGCAAAAGCTTTGGTAATAAAGCCACATCTGTTTTAAAACAGGAAGTGACCCAATACCGGACGGCGAAAAAATAA
- a CDS encoding PQQ-dependent sugar dehydrogenase, with protein sequence MMKNSMGSVVLIFLLSAMCLTAAAQSGNGANAGLKLAPGFSAKKIIDSSGKARHLVVLPGGVIYVKMARPWKGKGIVELKENADGKATVTGGFGDYGGTGIYVKNGYLYASSNQEVFRYQLNDKNEVINPDKPERIITGLKMGRQHETKSIVLDNDGNVYVNIGSPLNSCQEKDRQRGSMGIPGCPLLDSAGGIWQFRSDKPDQSYPQGTRYATGLRNVVGLDWNTQNNTLFVMQHGRDQLHDIFPALYTEKQSAELPAECMYMIKKGDDAGFPFIYYDQLQKKKILAPEYGGDGKKEGDAKYIDPVVAFPGHLAPNGLLFYTGNQFPEKYKNGAFVAFHGSWNRTPEKQEGYYVVFVPFKDGKPSGDWEVFADGFSGVPEVVSPRQAQHRPCGLAQGPDGALYVTDDVKGTIYKIEYKK encoded by the coding sequence ATGATGAAAAATAGTATGGGGTCGGTTGTTTTAATTTTTTTGCTTAGCGCGATGTGCCTGACAGCAGCGGCCCAAAGTGGAAATGGGGCAAATGCCGGTCTGAAGCTGGCTCCCGGCTTTTCGGCAAAAAAGATAATAGATAGCTCCGGTAAAGCCCGTCACCTGGTGGTATTGCCCGGAGGAGTGATCTATGTAAAAATGGCGCGACCCTGGAAAGGTAAAGGTATTGTGGAGCTGAAAGAAAATGCCGATGGAAAAGCAACCGTGACGGGGGGCTTTGGCGATTATGGCGGAACCGGCATTTATGTAAAAAATGGTTATTTATATGCCTCCTCTAACCAGGAAGTATTTCGTTACCAGTTGAACGACAAAAACGAAGTGATCAATCCGGATAAACCCGAGCGCATCATCACCGGTTTAAAAATGGGACGGCAGCATGAAACAAAATCGATTGTACTGGATAACGACGGAAACGTTTATGTGAATATCGGGTCACCTTTAAATTCCTGCCAGGAAAAAGACCGGCAACGGGGATCAATGGGAATACCGGGATGTCCTTTGCTGGATTCCGCCGGCGGTATCTGGCAGTTCCGCAGCGATAAGCCGGATCAGTCTTACCCGCAGGGAACGCGTTATGCAACGGGCTTGCGCAATGTGGTGGGGCTCGACTGGAATACCCAAAACAATACGCTTTTTGTAATGCAGCATGGCCGGGATCAATTGCATGATATATTTCCCGCGCTTTATACCGAAAAACAATCGGCGGAGCTCCCGGCTGAATGTATGTATATGATCAAGAAAGGCGATGATGCGGGGTTCCCGTTTATTTATTACGACCAGTTGCAAAAGAAGAAAATACTGGCGCCCGAATACGGCGGCGATGGTAAAAAGGAAGGCGACGCGAAGTATATTGACCCCGTTGTAGCCTTCCCGGGCCACTTGGCTCCAAACGGGTTGTTGTTTTACACCGGCAACCAATTTCCGGAAAAATATAAGAATGGCGCATTCGTGGCTTTTCACGGTTCCTGGAACCGGACGCCCGAAAAGCAGGAGGGCTATTATGTAGTGTTTGTGCCTTTCAAAGACGGTAAGCCTTCCGGCGATTGGGAGGTTTTTGCTGATGGCTTTTCCGGAGTGCCGGAAGTAGTATCCCCACGACAGGCACAACACCGCCCCTGTGGATTGGCCCAGGGTCCTGATGGTGCCTTATATGTTACGGATGATGTGAAGGGAACTATTTATAAAATTGAATATAAAAAATAA
- a CDS encoding AraC family transcriptional regulator: MKPQILKVATEPLRSFSLRKDSEPHVNNHWHLHAELELIYFKCGEGTQFIGDSISKFESGNVVLVGPNLPHYWKFEDTFFEEDPLKKTDVRVAHFSENFLGNGFLNLPENRGIKDVLERAKRGLQIEGKARLKVAKILERLSGAEGSLRILLMFEALAIISGETECRQLSSVGFKPDDYSDENERIQAIYDYSIKNFKRKIRLEEIADVANISPNSFCRYFKSRTGKTYSQFLIELRVGHACKLLIETNTCLKRLCFESGFNNFTSFHKYFKVITGRSPLMYQREFLA, encoded by the coding sequence ATGAAACCTCAAATACTTAAAGTTGCTACAGAGCCGCTGCGATCATTTAGCTTGAGAAAAGATTCTGAGCCACACGTAAACAATCATTGGCATTTACATGCCGAGCTGGAATTAATTTATTTTAAATGCGGGGAGGGAACTCAATTTATCGGAGACAGCATTTCGAAGTTTGAAAGCGGCAATGTGGTATTGGTAGGGCCCAACCTGCCGCATTACTGGAAATTTGAAGATACTTTTTTTGAGGAGGACCCTCTGAAAAAGACAGACGTGCGCGTAGCGCATTTTTCGGAGAACTTCCTGGGCAACGGATTCCTGAACCTGCCCGAGAACCGCGGAATAAAGGATGTGCTGGAGCGCGCCAAACGGGGCCTGCAAATAGAAGGCAAGGCCCGGCTTAAAGTGGCAAAAATACTGGAGCGCCTTTCGGGAGCGGAAGGGAGCCTGCGCATTTTATTGATGTTTGAAGCATTGGCCATTATTTCAGGAGAAACGGAGTGCCGGCAATTGTCTTCCGTCGGGTTTAAGCCGGATGATTATTCCGACGAGAATGAGCGGATCCAGGCTATCTATGACTATTCTATTAAAAATTTTAAACGAAAGATACGCCTGGAGGAAATTGCCGATGTGGCCAATATCAGCCCCAATTCCTTTTGCCGTTATTTTAAATCACGCACCGGGAAGACCTACTCTCAGTTTCTGATTGAACTCCGCGTGGGCCATGCCTGCAAATTACTGATCGAGACCAATACCTGCCTGAAGCGCCTATGCTTTGAAAGCGGATTTAATAACTTTACAAGCTTCCATAAATATTTCAAGGTCATTACAGGGCGAAGCCCATTGATGTACCAACGGGAGTTTTTAGCCTGA